GTGTGTCTCCCGCCGAACGAAGTTGTGGCTGCACGTCACCCGGCTCTCCCAGTCGGCTTCGACCTGAAGCAGCTGACCGAGCGCGTCCACCGCGGCCGTGAGGATCGCCCTGCGACTGAGCTCCGCGAACAGCACCGCCGCATCGTGATCCGAGAGATAGGCACGCCCGGCGTCACTGTCCGCCCGCAGCGCCCGGAGCCCCCCGCCCACGGCCTCCGCCTGCTTCAGATGATGCTGGCGCACCGCGGGACCGAGCCCGCGGGAGCCGGTGTGCACCGTGAGCCAGAGCGTGCCGCCTTCGTCCGCCTGCAGCTCGAGGAAATGGTTGCCGCTCCCCAGCGTGCCGAGCTGCACGGCGCCGCTCTTGTCCAAGGCCTTCTGGAGCGCGGGCGTGGAGAGCCGCAGGGCGGCGAGCGCCTCCGGCAGCGGGCGCTTCGTGCGGTGGCGATTGGTGGGCACTCCGTCGGCAAACGCCTGCAAGATCCGCCCGGCGGAGTGCCGATTCACGATGCCCGCGTGCGCCCCCAAACGCACGCTGGCCATGCCGCAGCCGATGTCTCCGCCCACGGCGT
This window of the Polyangiaceae bacterium genome carries:
- a CDS encoding RtcB family protein, with amino-acid sequence MSTLPEKTQAWLPEPLSAEVRSSVERLARVDDVQRIALMPDVHLAENVCVGAVVASRAGLYPDAVGGDIGCGMASVRLGAHAGIVNRHSAGRILQAFADGVPTNRHRTKRPLPEALAALRLSTPALQKALDKSGAVQLGTLGSGNHFLELQADEGGTLWLTVHTGSRGLGPAVRQHHLKQAEAVGGGLRALRADSDAGRAYLSDHDAAVLFAELSRRAILTAAVDALGQLLQVEADWESRVTCSHNFVRRETHDGEALWVHRKGAMSAREGEPGIIPGSMGAESFIVSGRGLPGALCSSSHGAGRALSRGAARQRITVQKLEREMDGVWFDEGMAKRLLDEAPSAYKPITAVMRAQKELTRIETRLRPVLSYKGV